The following proteins are co-located in the Halarcobacter sp. genome:
- a CDS encoding restriction endonuclease, with translation MNIANTSKPNLYQNGNLPLGELSSDSFEDFVYRSLVVLGEEKNFQMQSGRQPSRDEGFDCTAKKTTDNELVCIQCKRYNSTLYTGTVVEEIVKVALNGVLDNAIPKYHYIITSGNVGTQLRKELRQAGYTDLKAASKKLIDEKKLQLTLIEKAKSQNIDPYDAICSYLDSLNDLIVWSGVDFQNELVVIWSRLHDILENHFSLAVVFKEHPRPDFNLSDYLKKTQSKNQNLIPLQFQQAPLPNNLTVVGNRNSIEGQVWSTNDVISSLKEEKSILISSLGGSGKSSTLSIIENELINSLNDIQFLPIRINLRNYSRNTLKQKIDQELNINYGSWRSLPFKFIFLFDGLDEMLQHDTKAFIDEISTVIDGNSFILTTRSTGLNIETVLPSLDYSISIQPLSYRSAFQIAEKTFQGEELQKFYDEYRQRLSSIGFNFLSLPFFLSITIEFYKKNKNIPNKIEDILENWIQSKIKNDASKVRDTSNKVNQVPSKYIEQAFSLILYKSKIEKNLFSIPKDSFHEIIIESYDELSSSNSYIAKCLNLNEFVSMISHYEILLLEDDSYFSTPHPIISDYLVAKVFAKNWRSHLDTSLVNSFYDIWLYTSNFIDEEEREEFLAALLPFNLILAAKVSKKFGQELIEKVEKIILENEQSEKVLKRGEAIYALGILGTENCLERLRSTTNDIDAHHLGQKLRSLAVNGDKKTLHTILAKEERMAQAPVRVSGGTYEIWFKSPPSIITDIARSRLDKWINNKRIPLCFSLETIELFGDSYDIEILVLVIENTKIRKEFNQACMALYAINQDLLITKLNALIHDRHDNAHNAKKVLLFLGIKTDISEEFNFFIEQCNKSEAELIEIQHGLMELMEFIKKFELTSSQINILIKTYKSLKFPHDFYIYWFIWEIASESKTNFFLPVVDLTFSRNYSEEKNQAMFYLTSREKLNISDDLANKIDNYFSHVEEESYGIKLNYAKYYLKLDKNETAIQIVSETVEKLLINLSPETITHDQYSYSNYLTTRVFDFFNLDENITFDDSTALKLLLIDTKHTLESDEIKTKVLSKIDLSKIEDFANKIKDEEVKIYVSDYLLKNNFTVDPIGLIKQYLPFFISHHMFYPTIQIVCEQNWNDELSNIFLSSFLNYNWDQISAQMFEKYTDFYAQILTREQLIKFEQQRDKLINPLVGRIYKIWLEHNGLSESVSN, from the coding sequence TTGAACATTGCTAATACTTCCAAACCTAATTTATATCAAAATGGCAATTTACCTTTAGGTGAACTTTCCTCTGACTCTTTTGAAGATTTTGTGTATCGGTCCTTAGTTGTACTTGGAGAAGAAAAAAATTTCCAAATGCAATCAGGTCGTCAGCCATCAAGGGATGAAGGTTTTGACTGCACAGCAAAAAAGACAACGGATAATGAATTAGTTTGTATACAATGTAAACGATACAATAGCACTTTATATACGGGAACAGTTGTTGAAGAAATAGTAAAGGTCGCTTTAAATGGTGTACTGGATAATGCGATACCAAAATACCACTATATAATTACATCTGGAAACGTAGGTACACAGCTCAGAAAAGAACTTAGACAAGCTGGATATACTGACTTAAAAGCAGCTTCAAAAAAACTAATAGATGAAAAAAAATTGCAGTTGACTTTGATTGAAAAAGCAAAAAGTCAAAATATAGATCCATATGATGCAATATGTAGTTATCTTGATTCTTTGAATGATTTGATTGTTTGGTCTGGTGTAGACTTTCAAAATGAATTAGTAGTAATATGGAGTAGATTGCACGATATTTTAGAAAACCACTTCTCCTTAGCGGTTGTATTTAAAGAACATCCACGTCCAGATTTCAATCTTTCTGATTATCTAAAAAAAACACAAAGTAAAAATCAAAATTTAATACCTTTACAGTTTCAACAAGCACCTTTGCCAAACAATTTAACTGTGGTAGGAAACAGAAATAGTATCGAGGGTCAAGTATGGTCAACAAATGATGTTATTTCATCTTTAAAAGAAGAGAAGAGCATTCTCATTTCATCATTAGGTGGTAGTGGAAAGTCTAGTACACTCTCAATAATTGAAAATGAATTAATAAATTCTCTTAATGATATTCAATTTTTACCAATTAGAATAAATTTGAGAAACTACTCTCGAAATACTTTGAAGCAAAAAATAGATCAAGAGTTAAATATAAACTATGGATCATGGAGAAGTCTTCCCTTTAAATTTATATTTTTATTTGATGGGCTTGATGAAATGCTTCAGCATGATACGAAGGCATTTATTGATGAGATTAGTACAGTCATTGATGGTAATAGTTTTATTCTTACCACAAGAAGTACGGGGCTAAATATTGAAACTGTATTACCTTCATTAGATTATTCAATCTCAATTCAACCCTTATCATATCGTAGTGCATTTCAGATAGCTGAAAAAACTTTTCAAGGTGAAGAGTTGCAAAAATTTTATGATGAATATAGACAAAGGCTAAGTTCCATAGGCTTTAATTTCCTATCTTTGCCTTTTTTCCTTTCTATAACCATAGAGTTTTATAAAAAAAATAAAAACATACCTAATAAAATTGAAGACATTTTAGAAAATTGGATTCAATCAAAAATTAAAAATGATGCATCAAAAGTCAGAGATACTAGTAATAAAGTGAATCAGGTACCTTCCAAATATATAGAGCAAGCTTTTTCACTAATTCTATATAAATCTAAGATTGAGAAAAATTTATTTTCAATTCCAAAGGACAGTTTTCATGAAATTATCATAGAGTCTTATGACGAACTATCATCATCTAATTCATATATAGCTAAATGTTTAAACTTGAATGAATTTGTATCTATGATTTCTCATTATGAGATATTGCTTCTAGAAGATGATAGCTATTTTTCTACTCCACATCCAATTATCTCTGATTATCTTGTTGCAAAAGTCTTTGCAAAAAACTGGAGGAGCCATTTAGATACATCTTTAGTCAACTCTTTTTATGATATATGGCTATACACAAGTAACTTTATAGATGAAGAAGAAAGAGAAGAATTTCTCGCTGCATTATTACCATTCAATCTCATATTAGCTGCAAAAGTAAGTAAGAAGTTTGGCCAAGAACTTATAGAAAAAGTCGAAAAGATTATTTTAGAAAATGAACAGAGTGAAAAAGTTCTTAAAAGAGGTGAAGCTATTTATGCATTAGGAATACTCGGAACTGAAAATTGTTTAGAAAGACTTCGTTCAACAACGAACGACATTGATGCACATCATTTAGGACAAAAGTTACGTTCACTTGCTGTAAATGGTGATAAGAAAACTTTGCATACAATTCTTGCCAAAGAAGAGCGTATGGCACAAGCTCCAGTTAGAGTTTCAGGAGGAACATATGAGATTTGGTTTAAATCTCCTCCATCAATTATTACAGATATTGCAAGATCTCGTTTAGACAAATGGATTAATAATAAAAGAATACCTCTATGCTTTTCTTTAGAAACCATAGAATTGTTTGGAGATAGTTATGATATAGAAATTTTAGTTTTAGTTATTGAAAATACAAAAATAAGAAAAGAATTCAATCAAGCATGTATGGCCTTATATGCAATTAACCAAGATTTATTAATAACCAAATTAAATGCACTTATTCATGATAGACACGATAATGCACATAATGCAAAAAAAGTACTTTTGTTTTTAGGAATTAAGACTGATATTAGTGAAGAATTTAATTTCTTTATTGAGCAATGTAATAAATCAGAAGCAGAACTAATTGAGATACAACATGGGTTGATGGAACTGATGGAATTTATTAAAAAATTTGAATTAACTTCATCACAAATTAACATATTAATAAAAACATATAAAAGTTTAAAATTTCCACATGATTTTTATATTTACTGGTTTATATGGGAGATAGCTTCTGAAAGTAAAACTAATTTTTTCCTTCCTGTTGTTGATTTGACTTTTTCTCGAAATTATTCAGAAGAAAAAAACCAAGCAATGTTTTACTTGACATCCCGAGAAAAATTAAATATTAGCGATGATCTTGCGAATAAAATTGATAATTATTTTTCTCATGTTGAAGAAGAAAGTTATGGAATTAAATTGAATTATGCCAAGTACTATTTAAAACTCGATAAGAATGAAACAGCTATTCAAATAGTATCTGAAACTGTAGAAAAACTATTAATAAATCTATCTCCTGAAACAATAACTCATGATCAATATAGCTATTCTAATTACCTAACTACAAGAGTGTTTGATTTTTTTAACTTAGATGAAAACATAACTTTTGATGATTCAACAGCCCTAAAACTCCTTTTAATAGATACAAAGCATACCCTTGAAAGTGATGAGATAAAAACAAAAGTTCTCAGTAAAATTGATCTCTCTAAAATTGAAGACTTTGCAAACAAGATAAAAGATGAAGAAGTAAAGATTTATGTATCAGACTATTTACTAAAAAATAATTTCACTGTTGATCCAATAGGACTTATTAAACAATATTTACCTTTTTTTATATCGCACCATATGTTTTATCCAACGATTCAAATAGTATGTGAACAAAATTGGAATGATGAGTTATCAAATATATTTTTGTCTAGTTTTCTTAACTACAATTGGGATCAAATATCTGCACAAATGTTTGAAAAATATACAGATTTTTATGCTCAAATATTAACTCGAGAACAACTAATAAAATTTGAACAACAACGAGATAAACTAATTAACCCGTTAGTAGGTAGAATTTATAAAATTTGGCTGGAACACAATGGATTGAGTGAATCAGTTTCAAATTAA
- a CDS encoding acyl-ACP thioesterase domain-containing protein: protein MENYFDKEFELRFFEMNRLGEASAISILTLLQETAAEHCHYAGHDLLSLMSENLGWVLLAGAMEMERYPLYKEKIIIRTWISKYHSIRGFRENIIYDENYNIIGRARGLWVFYDIKKRRPKKIHPDFIEKWSSCNTISLEHDISNKIEPLNSFEYKKEFKVNMYDTDTNKHVNNLRYLQWLMESIPDEILDNYYLYFIDGRFISEAHYGDSILSLTKKDVEENSFIHTIKIKGSDVVCATGKSVWKKIEK, encoded by the coding sequence ATGGAAAACTATTTTGATAAAGAGTTTGAATTAAGATTTTTTGAAATGAATAGATTAGGTGAAGCTTCGGCTATTTCTATATTAACTCTACTTCAAGAGACTGCCGCTGAACATTGTCATTATGCTGGGCATGACCTTTTATCTTTAATGTCTGAAAATCTTGGCTGGGTACTCCTTGCTGGAGCAATGGAAATGGAACGTTATCCACTTTATAAAGAAAAAATAATTATAAGAACATGGATATCAAAATATCATTCTATAAGAGGTTTTAGAGAAAATATTATTTATGATGAAAACTACAATATAATAGGTAGAGCCAGAGGTTTATGGGTATTTTACGATATAAAAAAAAGAAGACCTAAAAAAATACACCCTGATTTTATAGAAAAATGGTCATCTTGTAATACAATATCTCTTGAACATGATATAAGTAATAAAATTGAACCTCTCAATTCTTTTGAATACAAAAAAGAGTTTAAAGTTAATATGTATGATACAGATACCAATAAACATGTTAATAATCTTAGATATCTACAATGGCTTATGGAATCAATTCCTGATGAAATATTAGACAATTACTATTTATACTTTATTGATGGACGTTTTATTTCAGAGGCTCATTATGGTGATTCGATTTTATCTTTAACAAAAAAGGATGTTGAAGAGAACTCTTTTATACATACTATAAAGATAAAAGGGAGTGATGTAGTTTGTGCAACTGGTAAATCAGTTTGGAAGAAGATAGAAAAATAG
- a CDS encoding ABC-F family ATP-binding cassette domain-containing protein gives MIQLKNLSKHFGEKTLFTDLNLILGQGQRVGLVGRNGTGKSTLFKLILCEEHADDGEISIPKGYKIGALKQHLEFTEKTLVDETALALNEDDKYSIYKVEKILFGLGFTQEDLDKDPLSFSGGYQIRINLAKLLITEPNLLLLDEPTNYLDILSLRWLKNFLKNFDGEVILITHDRDFMDAVSTHTMGIVRKSLSILEGDTYKFYSQLEANDEHYEKQKEAQDKKRKELEEFIAKNKARASTAAQAQSKVKLLEKMDEMDGIVEEATLKFDFNYKDTPAKVLLDVKDLTFGYSEDNILFKNISFTLKKGETLGIIGKNGKGKSTLLNNIARELTPISGTIDYHVSTSYGHFGQTNISHLNPNNTIMDEIYVAEPKLPESTVRGICGAMMFSGDDVKKKISLLSGGEKSRVMLGQIIAKDVNLLFLDEPTNHLDMQSIDSLTEAIKNFSGSTIVVTHSEKLLREVCDRLIVFSKEGADYFDGTYDEFLEKIGWDEEEVEEKVKKEPKVNKKENKKLRASIIQERNKLTNPLRKAVEKYEAEIIELEDYIEKEQAQLIQASNAGDNSKVIELSKNVITSEKKVEELFEKLEENQLELDEIMEEYDKKLEEI, from the coding sequence ATGATACAACTAAAAAACCTTTCAAAACATTTTGGTGAAAAAACACTTTTTACAGACTTGAATCTTATCTTAGGACAAGGGCAAAGAGTAGGGTTAGTAGGTCGAAACGGAACTGGAAAATCTACACTTTTTAAACTAATACTTTGTGAAGAGCATGCAGATGATGGTGAGATTTCTATACCTAAGGGGTATAAAATAGGTGCACTTAAACAGCATTTGGAATTTACAGAGAAAACATTGGTAGATGAAACTGCACTTGCACTTAATGAAGATGATAAATATTCTATTTACAAAGTAGAGAAGATACTTTTTGGACTTGGATTTACACAAGAAGATTTAGATAAAGATCCTTTATCTTTTTCAGGTGGGTATCAAATTCGTATAAATCTAGCTAAACTTTTGATAACTGAGCCAAATCTATTATTACTAGATGAGCCTACAAACTACTTGGATATTTTATCTTTGAGATGGTTAAAGAACTTTTTAAAAAATTTTGATGGAGAAGTTATCCTTATCACTCATGATAGAGATTTTATGGATGCAGTTTCAACTCATACGATGGGTATTGTTAGAAAATCTTTATCTATACTTGAAGGTGATACTTATAAGTTTTATTCTCAACTTGAAGCAAATGATGAACACTATGAAAAACAAAAAGAGGCACAAGATAAAAAAAGAAAAGAGTTAGAGGAGTTTATTGCTAAAAACAAAGCAAGGGCCTCAACAGCTGCACAAGCACAATCAAAAGTAAAACTGTTAGAAAAAATGGATGAGATGGATGGTATAGTTGAAGAAGCTACATTAAAATTTGATTTCAATTATAAAGATACACCAGCGAAAGTTTTACTTGATGTTAAAGATTTAACTTTTGGATATAGTGAAGATAATATTCTTTTTAAAAATATCTCCTTTACACTTAAAAAAGGTGAGACTTTAGGGATTATTGGTAAAAATGGTAAGGGAAAATCTACTTTATTAAACAACATTGCAAGAGAATTAACACCTATAAGTGGGACTATTGATTACCATGTAAGTACTTCGTATGGTCATTTTGGACAAACTAATATTTCCCATCTTAATCCAAACAATACTATTATGGATGAGATATATGTTGCTGAACCAAAACTTCCTGAATCTACTGTAAGAGGTATTTGTGGTGCTATGATGTTTAGTGGTGATGATGTAAAGAAAAAAATCTCACTTTTGTCAGGTGGTGAGAAAAGTAGGGTGATGTTAGGACAGATTATTGCAAAAGATGTAAATCTATTGTTCCTAGATGAGCCTACAAACCATTTAGATATGCAATCGATTGATTCCTTGACTGAAGCTATTAAGAACTTCTCAGGCTCAACTATAGTCGTTACACACAGTGAAAAACTATTAAGAGAAGTTTGTGATAGACTTATTGTATTCTCAAAAGAGGGTGCAGATTATTTTGATGGAACTTATGATGAGTTTTTAGAAAAAATTGGTTGGGATGAAGAAGAGGTAGAAGAGAAGGTTAAAAAAGAGCCTAAAGTAAACAAAAAAGAGAACAAAAAATTAAGAGCCTCAATTATTCAAGAAAGAAATAAACTAACAAATCCTTTAAGAAAAGCAGTTGAGAAATACGAAGCAGAGATTATTGAGCTTGAAGATTATATAGAAAAAGAGCAAGCCCAACTTATACAAGCTTCAAATGCTGGAGACAATAGTAAAGTAATTGAACTTTCAAAAAATGTAATAACTAGTGAGAAAAAAGTCGAAGAGTTATTTGAAAAGTTAGAAGAAAACCAACTTGAACTAGATGAAATAATGGAAGAGTATGATAAAAAATTAGAAGAGATATAA